The following nucleotide sequence is from Mangifera indica cultivar Alphonso chromosome 1, CATAS_Mindica_2.1, whole genome shotgun sequence.
ACTGTGACATGCCAAGCCGTAAAGGAGTGGCAATGGGCTTTTTGTAGTACCGGAATTTCCTTAACACTTACTACGGTTATTACTTTATTGTGAATTTAGATGAAATGTCGTCTATTCTGATGGTCTGCCCACTTCATTGTTCCATAAATATAATGATCACcgtgttttgaaaaatttggggGCATTTGACCAAATATTGTAACTCTTTAGATTTCAAAAACTCCTTCTATAGAGCAGTTTCAAGTCTTAAAGATACAAGATCCCATTTATGATATTAAGTTCCTGAAAATTGATTTCTCTCGTCCTACATTCCCAATCTGATTTGATTATTGACCCAAATGGGTCACAATTTAGAGGCTACTTCGACTCATTCGAATGACTGCCCCACATATTCTTACCTTTCAAGCTAGGAAAAGTCATTTGTCACACTAATCTATCAAAATCAATCGTTTTAaccatgaaaaaatatttatatcattctgtcattatattatatgtcactttaaaatattataataacattctTATCTGACTGAATTGTAAACAATATTGTAagatataaatttcatttttttttttaaatttactaagTGTAAATGgatattttttcttatcttgTTTTGAAAATCACATGTTCACctctatatattttgaaaatatattattgtctCATAAGtttgtaatataacatttatattttttatttattatgttttgttaagCTCTTTATGGAtgtaaacattatttttaaaactatttatgagtacattaaaatttttaaaatttcaaaaatcccttgaaaatttttattaatacctaaaatattttcaaaatttaatttttcccctaaaaatacaattatacatTACATCTTTATGTATGCTtctactagtaattttttaattatttttatttgaaattaatataaattaatgatataataaattatttagaagaatTTTGAGAGTAACGTATTATTTAtcttaagagtttttttttttcactaatttaataaataattttaaagatatttttaataaattcaataaacgGGTAAGAATGAGATactttttgagtgaaaaaatagtCGTTTGCCCACCCctaattatatccatcacaaaATAGGAAGCAAACGGTGCGTTTTAAGCATAGCCACAACATTGCAGCGCCTTCGACGATTTCTCACTGCGACTGTCGAGGATTAAATTAGCAGAACTGCAGAAATCCAAAAACGACCGCAAAAACCTCAAACTTTGTCTAGCCGGAGCTTACTTCATAGCCTTCATTTCCTGTCAACATGTCCTTCTCTTCGTGTCTAAAATGTTACCCTTGGCCTCATCCTCAACcgcttctctctttctctcacaGACCCGCCGTCTCTTTTGCATCTACCCAACACCATGACCAACAACTCACCGCCACTTCTCTCTCCACTTCCTCCCACCAAATCCCTCCCAATTTTACTTCATCTCAGCTCCTCGACGCCCTCCGTCGTCAACGCGACGAATCCTCTGCCCTTCGCTTGTTCAGTTGGGCCTCAAAGCAGCCGAGTTTCACACCCACTTCGTCAGTCTACGAAGAAATTCTCTCCAAACTGGGACAGGTCGGTTCTTTCGATTCCATGATTGGTATTTTAGAAGAAATGAAGGCCTCTGGTTGTCAAATTAACTCAGGTACTTTCTTGATATTCGTTGAGAGTTACGCCAAGTTTGATTTATACAATGAGATTTTAGGATTACCCCAGTTGATGGAACAAGAATTTGAATTGGTGCCCGACACgcatttctataatttcttgTTGAATGTTCTTGTTGATGGGAATAAGTTGAAGTTAGTTGAAACTGCAAATGCTGATATGATTAGTAGAGGTATCAAACCGGATGTTTCCACatttaatatattgattaagGCTTTGTGTAGAGCTCACCAAATTAGGCCTGCAATGTTGATGATGGAAGAGATGTCGAGCTATGGTTTGACTCCGGATGAGAAAACGTTTACAACTTTAATGCAAGGGTGTATTGAAGAGGGTAATATGGATGCTGCATTGAGAATTAAAGAGCATATGGTGGAAACTGGGTGCCAGGTGACTAATGTGACTGTGAATGTTCTAGTTCATGGGTTTTGCAAAGAGAGTAGGATAGATGAAGCTTTGAGTTTTGTAGAAGGGATGATGAAAAAGGGATTTTATCCTGATCAATATACATTCAATACATTGGTGAATGGTTTGTGTAAAGCAGGACATGTTAAGCATGCGCTGGATATCATGGATGTGATGCTTCAAGATGGGTTTGATCCAGATATTTTTACCTATAATGCATTGATTTCTGGATTGTGTAAATTGCGTGAAGTTGAGGAGGCAGTGGAAATTCTCAATCAGATGATTGTGAGGGATTGCTCACCTAATACTGTTACTTATAATACTTTGATTAGCACCTTGTGCAAAGAGAATCAAGTTGAAGAGGCTACAGAACTAGCTCGTGTTCTCACGAGCAAGGGAATTTTGCCTGATGTTTGCACATTCAATTCTCTAATACAAGGTCTTTGTTTGACTAGTAATTTCAATGTTGCAATAGAATTGTTTGAGGAGATGAAGAATAAAGGGTGTCAACCCGATGAGTTTACTTACAACATGTTGATTGACAGCCTTTGTTCCAGAGGGAAGGTAGAGGATGCTTTGAGACTGTTGAAAGAAATGGAATCAAGAGGCTGTGCAAGGAATGTAGTAACTTATAATACTTTAATTCGTGGGTTCTGCAAACTCAAAAAGATTGAAGAAGCAGAGGAGATCTTTGATGAGATGGAACTTCAAGGGATTTCAAGAGATTCTGTGACCTACAATACCCTTATTGATGGCCTTTGTAAGATCAGAAGGGTGGAGGATGCTGCTCAACTTATGGATCAGATGCTAATGGAAGGGTTAAAGCCTGACAAGTTCACATACAATTCCCTTCTTTCATACTTTTGTCGGGCAGGGGACATAAAAAAGGCGGCAGATATTGTCCAAACTATGACTTCAAATGGGTGTGAACCAGATATTGTTACCTATGGAACCCTAATTGGGGGGTTGTGCAAGGCTGGTAGAGTTGAGGTAGCGAGTAGGCTCCTGAGGTCAATTCAGATTAAAGGAATCGTTTTGACCCCACCTGCTTATAATCCAGTAATACAAGCTCTTTTTAAACggaaaaaaacaaatgaagctATGAGACTATTTAGAGAAATGATGGATAAAGGTGATCCTCCTGATGCTGTAACATATAAGTTTGTTTTCCGTGGACTATGTAGTGGTGGTGGACCAATTTCAGAAGCTGTTGATTTTGTGGCAGAGATGTTAGAGAAAGGATTTCTGCCTGAGTTCTCATCATTTTATATGTTGGCTGAAGGACTTTGTTCATTGTCAATGGAAGGTACTCTGGTTAACCTCATTGATATGGTAATGGATAAAGCAAAGTTCTCAGACAGTGAGGCTTCAATGATAAGGGGCTTTCTTAAAATCCGGAAATTTCAAGATGCATTGGAAACCTTTGGTGACATCTTGGATAGCCGAAAGCCCGAGAAAACTTTCTGGGCAAGATGACAAAAGATTGATTATGCAATGGCATACTGGTCGAAACATAGAAGCTGCATTTCTTGGTTAATTATATGAAGTTGAATCTGAAAATTCTTTCAACGACAACTCTCCAATCTAGAAATTATTGCAGCACGGATGTAATGAAGGCGAGAAGTTTTTAAGGATGGTATACAAAGCTATGGATGGCCATGTTCTGCAGATTAGGGTAATGTCGATGTTCTGTTCTTGTCACATTCTTGATGCTTACTAGCTTAGACATGATTTTGTGATTGCAGGGTCAAGTTGATCTGTATAATATTTAATGCTagattgctttttttttttcctgttctttttttaagttttcttgtGCATCTCTGTTCAGGGTGAGGGCCTGACcctaaattattaaattacagtTTATGAAATTTCTTAATTGTACCATTTTAAAGAGAGGCAAGAAGATAACATGAGTTTTGGcatgtgaattttttaaaatggtatATAAGGCATGAGGTTTCCTAATAAGATCAGCCCCACGAATCTGATCAATTGCCCTACAGGCTTTTTGAGCAGGCATACTTCATGTAGGTTCTTTTGTCTCCTTTTTAGAAGGTTTACCTTTCACCAATTGATCTATAATTCTAAGGAAAATTTctccttttttgttgttttgttgatATAGAGGGTTACTGATGAATAGCCAGGAATTTCTCTTTTTATGCTGTCGTTGCCACCTCATTGCTTCTCTCCCTTTGTCGTTTTCTTTGACTTTAACGACGTTTCCCTCTGCGGTCACTTTTCCATCTTTCCAAGCTCTTGCTTCAGTAAAGAACGCATGTGTCTTTTCTTTTAACAGGTAAAACATGTGCCTCTTCTTGAACTTGTAATTCACATTTTAGATATAGAAATTGTTACTTCTATACCCTTAAACTCTTATGGGCTTTTTCCGACAACCAAGATTTAAAGGAGgattaagagaaaaaagaaaaaaatatacagTTTTAATTAGAgtgaaaattgaatttatttgttctttGAGGAATGTGTgctatcaattatatatatatatatatatatatatatatatatgaaagaaacaaaaatccTTTGCAACTCTTCAAACTAATGCATGGTTTAAGTGGAAAAATATACTTTTCAAAAGGCGAAAGGTCTATTTCCCACTTGAAGGAttcttttttcaagttttcatcttttaactttaaaaaatttatttatccactcacaaatagttaaaattaacgaaaaattaaccctttaaaattttatttttttctcttttaaatcataaaaattaataatttctctcataatcaaatttttaaaaaatgacatttcccttATAGGGTTTAGATTTCAAACTTTGGTGCTTCTTTGGCGGCATCTCATTTCTATTCCTCCAGTAGTCGCTCTCTCACTATCTCTCATTTCGATCAGCAGTCTTATACCCAATAGGAGACGATGTTTCATCGAGAAAGACGAAACATCATCTCTTCGACAAAGACAAGATCTTTCGTCTTCCTTGACGAAGATGAAATCTCTTATCTTTTTTGGGGAAGGCAAATAGCTTTGTCTTTCTGACGAAGTTGAGAGTTCTTTTCAACATTAATTGACATTGTCCAAACTTTCAAATGAGATAAGCTCGACCGTTGGTGGGAGATAAAGTATTGGAAGATATTTGTTGCCAACGATAGTGTCAGATTTGATGTCAAAGATCTGAAAATTATACCTTAgaggggaaatgttattttttaaaatttatattaaaggtaaacttttagtttttaaggtttagagagaaaaatgagattaaatttcagtttgtttttaatattacaaataaaatgatggttttatctttaaaaccattaattttaatcatctaTGAATAAGTGtttggaattttttaaaataaagaatgaaaacttaagaaaacaagatattttgggtaggaataagtcttttggcccttttcaaaacttagaaaaTGTGAAATTACTTATTGATCAATGCTTCGATGCAAAATAGTT
It contains:
- the LOC123208836 gene encoding pentatricopeptide repeat-containing protein At3g53700, chloroplastic is translated as MSFSSCLKCYPWPHPQPLLSFSHRPAVSFASTQHHDQQLTATSLSTSSHQIPPNFTSSQLLDALRRQRDESSALRLFSWASKQPSFTPTSSVYEEILSKLGQVGSFDSMIGILEEMKASGCQINSGTFLIFVESYAKFDLYNEILGLPQLMEQEFELVPDTHFYNFLLNVLVDGNKLKLVETANADMISRGIKPDVSTFNILIKALCRAHQIRPAMLMMEEMSSYGLTPDEKTFTTLMQGCIEEGNMDAALRIKEHMVETGCQVTNVTVNVLVHGFCKESRIDEALSFVEGMMKKGFYPDQYTFNTLVNGLCKAGHVKHALDIMDVMLQDGFDPDIFTYNALISGLCKLREVEEAVEILNQMIVRDCSPNTVTYNTLISTLCKENQVEEATELARVLTSKGILPDVCTFNSLIQGLCLTSNFNVAIELFEEMKNKGCQPDEFTYNMLIDSLCSRGKVEDALRLLKEMESRGCARNVVTYNTLIRGFCKLKKIEEAEEIFDEMELQGISRDSVTYNTLIDGLCKIRRVEDAAQLMDQMLMEGLKPDKFTYNSLLSYFCRAGDIKKAADIVQTMTSNGCEPDIVTYGTLIGGLCKAGRVEVASRLLRSIQIKGIVLTPPAYNPVIQALFKRKKTNEAMRLFREMMDKGDPPDAVTYKFVFRGLCSGGGPISEAVDFVAEMLEKGFLPEFSSFYMLAEGLCSLSMEGTLVNLIDMVMDKAKFSDSEASMIRGFLKIRKFQDALETFGDILDSRKPEKTFWAR